The following coding sequences lie in one Pungitius pungitius chromosome 18, fPunPun2.1, whole genome shotgun sequence genomic window:
- the fam163ba gene encoding protein FAM163B yields MTAGTVVITGGILATVILLLIIAVLCYCRLQYYCCKKEESESEEEEPDFAVTSRLPPVHSNHNIVAATAAASSIPNGPALFSTPPLARKLTRSQTFCPSCTHYDLPFYLQPPPQPQIHHQPDGLRNGGDRISYRSVQQQDLDLPVPVNISNYRKPNLGRSVTMRDMFTRSCSISTDV; encoded by the exons ATGACAGCCGGGACAGTGGTCATCACTGGTGGAATTCTAGCTACAGTTATATTACTCCTTATCATCGCAGTACTGTGCTACTGTAGGCTGCAG TATTATTGCTGCAAGAAGGAAGAGTCcgagtcggaggaggaggagccagacTTTGCCGTGACGTCCCGCCTGCCACCGGTCCACTCCAATCACAACATTGTGGCGGCGacagccgccgcctcctccatcCCCAATGGCCCCGCGCTATTCTCCACCCCTCCGCTGGCCAGGAAACTGACACGCTCGCAGACCTTCTGTCCGTCCTGTACGCACTATGATCTGCCTTTCTACCTCCAGCCGCCCCCTCAGCCGCAGATACACCACCAACCAGATGGCTTGAGGAACGGAGGTGACCGGATCAGCtaccgcagcgtgcagcagcagGATCTGGACTTGCCGGTGCCTGTGAACATTTCAAACTACCGTAAACCAAACCTTGGCCGGTCGGTCACCATGAGGGACATGTTCACCCGCAGCTGCAGCATCAGCACTGATGTTTAG